In the genome of Streptomyces sp. Q6, the window GTGCACGTCCTTCGCGTACATCTTCATCAACCTGCTGGTCGACGTGGCGTACTCGGTCATCGACCCGCGCATCCGGCTCGGAGGTGCCCGGTGACCACGCTCGCCCTCACGACGGTCCGCGCCCGGATCGCTGGCAACGGCAAGCTGCGCGCCCTGCGCAGGAACAAGCTCGCCATGACCGGGGGCGTCGTCGCCGCGGTCTTCGTGCTCGTCGCGCTGTTCGCGCCGCTCGTCGCCCCGTACGACCCGTCACGTCCGGACTTCGCACACGTCCTCGCGGCGCCGAGCTGGACCCACTGGCTCGGCACCGACGACCTCGGCCGCGACCAGCTCTCCCGCGTCGTGTTCGGGGCGCGGGCCTCCATGCAGGTCGGCGTCCTCGCGGTCGTGCTCGCGTTCCTCGTCGGCGTACCGCTCGGCCTGCTCGCCGGGTACTACGGGAAGATCGCCGACAGCGTCGTCTCGCGCGTCACCGACACGATGCTCGCGTTCCCCTTCCTGGTCCTGGCCGTCGGCCTCGCCGCCGTCCTCGGCCCGTCCCTGACCAACGCGACCATCGCCATCGGCATCTCGCAGATCCCGGCCGTCATCCGGATCACCCGAGCCGAGACGCTGCGCCTCAAGCACGTCGACTACGTGGCCGCGGCCGTCGCCAACGGCGGCGGTGACGGCACCGTCCTGTTCCGGCACATCCTCCCGAACGCGACGTCCGCGCTCACCGTCCAGGCCACCGTCGGCATCCCCGCCGCCATCATCAGCGAGGCCCTGCTCAGCTTCCTCGGCCTCGGCGTGCAGCCGCCCGACCCGTCCCTCGGCGTGATGCTGTCGTCCGCCCAGTCCTTC includes:
- a CDS encoding ABC transporter permease produces the protein MTTLALTTVRARIAGNGKLRALRRNKLAMTGGVVAAVFVLVALFAPLVAPYDPSRPDFAHVLAAPSWTHWLGTDDLGRDQLSRVVFGARASMQVGVLAVVLAFLVGVPLGLLAGYYGKIADSVVSRVTDTMLAFPFLVLAVGLAAVLGPSLTNATIAIGISQIPAVIRITRAETLRLKHVDYVAAAVANGGGDGTVLFRHILPNATSALTVQATVGIPAAIISEALLSFLGLGVQPPDPSLGVMLSSAQSFLAPAPWMAVFPGLAVVAATLAFNLLGDGLRDVLDPRGATR